One Hevea brasiliensis isolate MT/VB/25A 57/8 chromosome 5, ASM3005281v1, whole genome shotgun sequence genomic region harbors:
- the LOC110664901 gene encoding nudix hydrolase 12, mitochondrial → MSSLSARTGRHKQRYQDQLRLVAGCIPYKLDKNVEDKNCRVEDSVRVLMISTPNRKDLVFPKGGWEDDETLDQAACREALEEAGVTGLLGENPLGVWEFRSKSSQNSSSLVGGCKGYMFALEVTDELDHWPGQASYSRKWLTTEEAFKFCRYDWMREALKKFQAGLSKDNTVHVKEEEPAESQMVSSGYFVKPPGVQHLEESSTKPCLLTIYNQLLKL, encoded by the exons ATGTCATCTCTTTCAGCGCGAACGGGCAGACACAAACAACGTTACCAAGATCAACTCAGGCTCGTAGCAGG GTGCATTCCTTATAAACTTGACAAGAACGTTGAGGATAAAAACTGTAGGGTGGAGGACAGTGTACGTGTCCTCATGATTTCAACACCAAATCGTAAAGATCTTGTATTTCCAAAG GGTGGGTGGGAAGACGATGAGACTCTTGATCAAGCTGCTTGTCGAGAGGCCTTGGAGGAAGCAGGAGTTACAGGACTACTTGGT GAAAATCCACTAGGAGTTTGGGAGTTTCGAAGCAAGAGCAGCCAGAATAGTAGCAGTTTGGTAGGAGGCTGTAAAGGCTATATGTTTGCACTGGAGGTAACCGACGAGCTTGACCACTGGCCAGGACAGGCTAGTTACAGTAGAAAATGG CTTACCACAGAGGAAGCTTTCAAATTCTGCCGTTATGACTGGATGAGAGAAGCTCTTAAAAAATTTCAGGCAGGCCTCTCCAAGGACAACACTGTACACGTTAAAGAGGAAGAGCCGGCAGAGAGTCAAATGGTGTCATCAGGTTACTTTGTAAAGCCACCTGGTGTCCAGCACCTTGAAGAATCCTCTACCAAGCCTTGTTTATTGACAATCTATAATCAGTTGTTAAAGCTGTAG